TTTACATTTTCGTTCTCTGGGATCACCTTTACAAAACCATCGGGCACTACGTAATGCTTACTATCTTTAATTTGTGAGGGCGTTGGATAATGGCCAATATGGTAATATTTAAGCTTTCCACCTTGTACTTCATCTGCAGGTACTTTAACAAACACGTTAATTGTCATGCGTTGCTTTTTGTCGGGGGATTCAATAATTACCCGTGTTAAGCCAGGCTTTTTAGGCGCCTGCCACTGCCAGCGGTTTGTATCAGTTAAGGTGGCGTTGCTATGGTTATTAATAAATGAATAGGGTTGTTTTGATTGTGCATATAGCACTTCAAACTCAACTGCCTCATTAGGCATCACAAATACAGAAAACTCCGAATACGGCATTACTATGTCGTTAATTTTTAGGCTAAATTCTGCATCTTCAAAATTTGCTTTATTTTGAATATCAACGCTTGGGTGTGTTTTTTTCAAGGGCTCGGCGGCATAACTGCCTACGCTTACACATAACACCAATACGCACCCTAAAATCCACGGTATAAACGGCATAAATTCTCTCATAGTCTATTTTATCAATGCAGCAATAACTGACTGTTCTTCGTTTTTAAGTAATGCTTTTGTGTCATGTTGATAAATATCATCTCTAAAATTAACGAGCATGTCTTCACCAACCCACGCAGTCCAATACACCAAATGAATAGGTAAGGGCTCATTTAAATAAAATGTTTGTGTGGTATCGGTGTCTCTAGCTTTATCCACTTGTTTAAGGGTTTGCTCTTCACCTTGGTGCTTAATTATTTCACGCGCCAATGAAAATGGCTCTTCAACCCTTATACAACCATGTGATAACGCACGCTGCACTTGGTTAAACCGCTGCTTTGCTGGCGTATCGTGAACATAAATGGCTTCAGGGTTTGGAAACAAATACTTTACTTCACCAAGTGGGTTTTCATCCCCTGCACGTTTTACTAAAAAGTGATCAAACTGATAAGGCTTAACAGCCTGCCAATCAATATTACTGGGGTTAACTGTATTAGAATCTAGGTAGCTGTTTTTTCTAACTTCAATATTATTTTTAGCAAGGTACTGAGGATCTTTTGCCACCTTTGGTGCTATTTCTTTGGTTGCAATAGAGGTTGGTATGCGCCACTGGGGGTTTACTACAAACTTTTCGATTTCGTCACTAAAGGCGGGGGTTTCCCAACTCGGCTTACCCACTATAACGTTATTTTGCAGTTTTACTTCGCCCGCTTTTACATAGCGTAATGTGTACTCAGGTATATTTACATATACATACTGCGAATCACTTGCGCCTGCGAAGTTAGTTATGCGGTAAAAGTTAAGCTTTAATTTAGCCAGCTTTTCCTTAGCGGGTACATTAAGCTTAGCTAAAGTACGCTTTCCTACTCGCCCATCGACCTTTAAACCGTGGCGACGCTGAAACTGTTGCACAGCATGCTCAATGGTTTTATCAAATGTGCACACTACGGTGTCACAAACATTGCGGGTTAAGTCACGCTCTTGATACAAACGCATCGCTAACTGACTCACCGCTTTGCTGGTGCTGCCTAGTTCAAGTAACTCATTGGTGTATAAAGGGGTAAACCCGCCACTGTTAACTATTTCTGTGTACCAGTTAATTGCTTTCTCGGTGCGCGCTATTAACTGTGCTGCATTTTGATCAAAATAATAATCGCCGTTTTGCAATTGTTGTTGCGAGTTGTAAGTGGTTAATGATGAATTGGCAAGCGCCACACTTTCAAGTTCTGCACTGCCGAGCGCTTGCCCTGTTAGTATGGTGCTAACGCAGCCTGCAAGTGTAGCGTGTAACGTTATGTGTTTTATCTTTGTAGACAATGCATTTGAAATTAACCCCTTCACTTTGTACCTCCTCGCTAAATATCATTGATAAATGCTGTTGTACTTACTGCTTAACAGTAATAGGAAGGTGCAATGCTGGTGCCACATTAGAATAAAAACACAAAGCATTGAAATTAATAACTTTTTGAACTTTTACATGATGATATTAAAATACCTCAACTAGACAATTATGTAATTTGGTTGCTGTAGTGTGTAAAGTTGCTATAGCAATTAGTCTTTTAAAAAGGCTAAAAAGCCACGTTCATATCGACTCAAGTATTTTGTTTTTCGCGGTAGAGAGAATGACTCTCGCCACGCTGTTTGGGTTTGTTCATCCTCTTTACACAAGGCAATTAAATCTGGGTGAACATACGATTTACGGGCAATAGCTGGCGTGTTACCTAATTGCTCAGACACGCTCTCGAGCATACTTTTTAAACTAAGTGCACCTTTTGCTTTTACAAGCTGTTTAAAGGCAATAACACTGGCTCGCCAGGTTCTAAAGTGCTTAGCGCTAAAGTCCTCACCCATTATTTGTTGAATATACTGGTTAATTTCACTAGAGGTTACGTTTGTGCGCTCTCCATCGCTTATATACTGAAACAAGTGCTGACCGGGTAAATCTTGTAGGTCTTTAATTACATGGCTCAGCACTCTGTCGGTAATGTTTACCTCGCGTTCTTTGCCCGATTTAGCCCGATACCGTAGCTGTATATTTTTACCCGTAAGCTTAGCATGGCGATTGCGCAGCGTTGTGGCGCCAAAACTTTTGTTTTGCTTTACATTTCGCTCGTTACCTACCCGTAATGCACCTAAATCCATAAGCCTAACTACCGCAGCTAATGTGCGCTCTACGCTGAGCTCATCCCCTTGTAAATCGTTTTCTAAACGGGCACGTAAAAGTGGTAATTTATTTCCAAACACGCCACAAGCTTGGTATTTTTTCGCCTCTTGTTGCGCTCTAAAATTTTCATGGTAACGGTATTGTTTACGGCCTTTACTATCAATCCCGGTTGCTAAAATATGGCCATTTTCTTCAGGGCAAAACCACACATTTTTATAGGCGGGCGGAAACGCTAATGCATTTAAGCGATCAATCACTTTTTGATCGGTAATTTGTTTTCCTATTGGGTCAAAGTACAGCCATGTCTTGTTTTTACGCTTACGAGTTATGCCGGGTAAATTATCATCTACGTAGATTAGTTTCATTTATGTTCCTAGCAACTTAAACCACCATCAATTAATGTATCACTGTAAAATAACCTTAAACTGAACAACGTTATTGATATATAATCAAAAATTGAACAATAATATAAAAATCTGTTTAGTATAAGTACCTTATTTAGCATATAAACAACACTGTGCGGTCTCGTTTAGCCATGCTCATTTTGGTCAAAAAAAATACGGACGATGATAATTCCCCCTTCAAAAATGTGCTGTTTAAAAGGAGCATACAATGGCATTTGATTACGGTTCTATTGATCTAGGATTAAAAAACCCCTTTAAACTTGAGGGCAAAGTAACGGCTGCAAGAGGCCTTATTGAGTCAATTGCGGGCATTAGTTTACTTGTTATAGCGGCAAGGTCGGTAAAAGAAGATACCACCGCAGGCTGGATTTTAATGCTGTTTGGCATGTTTATTTTAGCGCTGGGTATTCGCTCTTTATCGTCAGGTATTTACGCCACCTTAAAATACTTTGTTGGCAGAAACCACCCAACGTCGCTTGCTTATAATTTTAGTAAATCAGAAAGCTCTACCGCTAAAGAAGAGAAAAATGAGGTAGCTTATAACGCCCAATCACTCGAAGAAATGCTGGTTGGTCGTAAAAACAGTACCTTTAAAGAACCTAACGGGTTTTTATCTCGTTTGTTACACAGCTTAATTCCCAAACTGTTATTTTTACCTTATCCAATTCGAAATGTAGCGCAGCGATTATTTGGCTCGTGGGTTAGCACGCTAGTTGCCTTAGTTGCTTATGGGCTTGTTGCGTTTGTATCCTTATCGGGCTTTACGGGAGAAGCTGGCGAATTAGCCTTTCCGGTTTATAGTGCTATTTTGATGTTTTATGTGCTTTTTTCTTGGCGCTCAAGTAGCAAGCCGATTTCTCGCAATGCAGAAAGAAATATTGAAGCGCTGGGAGGCGGAACATTAGCTAAAATTATTTCGTTGTCGTTTATTTTGCCCATTGTTATTGGCCTTTCTATGTCGTGGCTAATGCAGGAGCAACATATCAGCAAACAAGAAATAGACGCTTGGCTTGCACAGCTACCAAACTTGCATGCTGGCCTATATCTCATTGCCATTATTGTATTAGCAACATTAAGCTGCGCATTAGTATTTACAATGATCAAAGCACGCTTAAACGCAGTGACCCCTACCGCCGAAGTGTCAGAATTACGTGAAAACTGGCAAGAGTCTGTTCACCCTGATGAAGTATTTATAAACCTTGATAATCTTGTCATGGCAAATAGGCGCTACAAAGAAGTCCCTAATAGAGTTTACCGCGAGCTAGACCCAAAACTGCAAGAGCAAATAGAGGGCAAAGGCGGCTTTAAAGGCGAAATGATTCAAGAGGTTCAGCCTAAACTACATGCTATGGAGCTAGGTAAAAACTTTACCCTCGCTAGATTAATCGCACTATTAAGTGCTAATTTACTTTATATTGTCGCGTTAGTACTAACCGTATTTTTAGGCTATTCATTAATAGATATTTATTACTATATAGATAGCGCTAATATTAATAATTTCCAGCAAGCGTTTAATAATCAAAATATTATACAGTTTAGTAGCTTACTAATGAGCAGCGTTCATATTTTTATAATAGCAATAATTATTAAAGCCTTTGCTCGTTTACTGGCTAACTGTGCGCATTTGTTTTTTGCTGAAATGCAGTTTGAATCATTACTTGTGTACTTTAAATGTGAAGGTACATTTACCGAGTCAAAAATATCAACGGGTACAGGTATTCACGATAGCACCCGCTCAGAAAACACCTTAGTGCGCAGCAGTATCACACCGTGGGTAATTGTCTCTCGTGTTATTTCGAGCACGTTTGCTGCCACTGGTATGAAAAACCTTGAGCACCCTCGCCATATAATGGAAATGCACAAAGATGAAGGCCAATTACAAGCCATTAAAAATGATGTAATTGCCTTTCTAAAGGACCGCGAATCGATTGCTTCAATTACCAGCGAGCGCGATTTAGGCAATGCATCACAAATACACCAATTAAACCAACAAACCCGTGCAATGCCTACTCAGCAAGCAATAACGAAAGAAGATGAAGAGGCTGCGGGTTACCTAAGACAAGAAGAGAACTTAACACCAGAGCCTAAAGCTTAACCGTTGCTTTGCTATATTTTTAAGCAAAACTACGGTGCGGTTTGTAACCTAGGTAGCTAGGTTACAAACCGTGCGCACCCACTAGAGCGTGTTGGTTTATAAAAGCTTGCTTGTTAAAATTTATGGTCTTGACCTGCTTAATTATTAACGTATTTTTAATCCTTTTTCACTTAATTGAATCATTTATACCTATTTAGCCGATTAATTCTAAATTTACGCATAAACCCCTTGCTTTATGCGTTAAAAACCAAATAATGAAGCAATTATAATCTGGGTAAGAATGAGGAAAATGAGCTATATACTAACCACCCAATGTGACGATGATGTAGGCCTAATTGCCAAAATTACAGGGCTTTGTCACGCGCACAATTTAAATATTACACGTAATAACGAGTTTGTAGATAAAGACGCCAAGCGTTTTTTTATGCGCACTGAGCTAACGGGCGAGCCACAAAGTGACTTTTTATCGCAATTACGCGCATTATTACCAGAGGGTGCACAACTTGCTCTGCATGATGATACAAAAACTAAAGTGGTGCTACTTGCAACAAAAGAAGCGCATTGTTTAGGAACTGTATTACTAAAACAATTTGAGCAAGCTTTAAATATTGAAGTATTAGCTGTAATTGCCAATTACCCAGATTTAGAGCCGTTAGCAAAGGGCTTTAATGCACCTTTTCATGTTGTCTCGCACGTAGGTCTAAGCCGCAGCGAGCACGATCAACAAGTAGGTGATTTAATTGCCTCTTACAACCCAGATATAATTGGCTTAGCAAAATACATGCGCATACTAAGCCCTGAATTTGTGGGTCGTTTTGAGAACAAAATTATTAATATCCACCACTCGTTTTTGCCTGCCTTTATTGGCGCTAAACCGTATCACCAAGCATTTGAGCGCGGCGTAAAAATTATTGGTGCCACAGCTCACTTTGTAAATAATGAGCTAGATGAAGGCCCGATTATTTTACAAGATGTCACTAGCGTAACGCACGCTAACACCGCTGAAATAATGGCTAAAATGGGTAAAGACGTAGAAAAGACGGTATTTAGCAAAGCGCTTCAGCTTGCCTCTGAACACAAACTATTTATTAACGGTAATAAAACCGTGGTATTTAGCTAAAACCCCTTTTACATACTATAAAGCCAGCAAAAGGGCTCTCCCCTTTTGCTGGCTTTTTTATGCCAATTAACGTGTTAAGGCGTATAGTAAATAGGTGATTCAGGCCCTACTGGCAGCCCTAAAGCAAACACCCATACGTAAAATAAAATAACCCAGCCAATAAAAAATACAATACTGTATGGCAGCATAGTGGCTACTAATGTCCCTATGCCCATGTCTTTTTTGTATTTAACTGCCACCGCTAAAATTAAGCCAAAATAGCTCATCATCGGGGTGATTAAGTTAGTCACAGAGTCACCAATACGATAAGCTGCTTGAATGGTTTCTGGCGCGTAACCAATAAGCATAAGCATAGGCACAAAAATAGGGGCTGTAATTGCCCACTGCGCCGATGACGAGCCTAAACTTAGGTTCACCAATGCACACATTAATATAAACAGCACAAACACTTCTGGGCCAGTCAGGTTTAACGCTTGTAACAGTGCTGCACCATTAATTGCCAAAATAGTGCCTAAATTAGTCCATTTAAAAAAGGCCACAAACTGGGCTGCAAAAAATACTAATACGATATATAAGCCCATTGAGCTCATGCTTTTACTCATTGCGTTAATTATATCTTTGTCGTTTTTCATGCTGCCAACAACACGCCCATAAACAAAGCCTGGCACACTAAAAGTAACAAATATAATTGCGACTATTCCTTTTAAAAAAGGCGAGCCTGCCACTTGGCCTGTTTCTGGGTGGCGTAAAATGCCGTCGGCGGGAATAATCGTCCAAGCAAATAACGATAGCACCACTAATAAAGCAACGCCCGCCCATTTTAGGCCGGTTTTTTCAAGTGTGGTAAGGGTATCAATATTGTTTTGTGATAAGTCTATACTGGCTTCATCTGGGTTGTATTTACCTAAACGTGGCTCTACTATTTTTTCGGTTACAAGTGTGCCAAGTGCGGCAATAAGTAATACTGATATCATCATGAAATACCAGTTTGCCTCGGCACCAACCTCGTAAGTTGGGTCAATCATTTGTGCTGCAGGTGTTGTGATACCGGCTAATAATGGATCTATCGTACCGAGAAGTAAATTAGCACTGTAACCACCAGACACACCAGCAAATGCAGCCGCTAAACCGGCTAATGGGTGGCGCCCCAAACTATGAAATATCATCGCTGCAAGCGGAATTAACACCACATAGCCAAGCTCAGATGCGGTATTAGACATAATAGCCGCAAACACCACCATAAAGGTAACTAAACGCTTTGAGGCGCCCATCACCATACCTCGCATGGCAGCAGAGAGTAGCCCTGAGTGCTCAGCTACACTTACCCCTAATAGCGCCACCAATACCGTGCCTAAAGGCGCAAAGCCGGTAAAGTTAGTTACCAAGCCTGCCATAATACGTTGCAGCCCCTCTGCGCTGAGCAAACTAACTACTTCAATAACGCCGTCAGGCGCACGCCCTGCTGCGCCAATAGGCCTTGGATCTATTGCACTTAGTCCAAACCAATCAGCTATACCGCTGATCAACACAATTGAAACTGCAAATATTGCAAATAAAGTAATGGGGTGAGGAAGCATATTTCCTAAAAACTCAACGGTTGCTAAAAAGCGATTAAATAAGCCGTTATTGTCTTTAGGTTGATTATTAGGTGAGTGTGTGGAGTCTGTCATACTTGGCTCTATAAATTACAAAATTGCGCTAACCTAGCATTGTTTGCAAAAGAGATCATGTATAAAAGGTAAATAACGTGTAGAAAATAAGTTTAAAAAATAACGCTAGTAGGGCGTGTCAGATTTTAGATTCAAATTTTTAATCTCGCCACAAACACCTAAGCCATTGTATGTTTACAAGCTGATTGCCTATAAATAAGAAACAACAGCTGTACTAAGGCTTTACTTTGTCTAAACACCAAACACACAGCTGTAAGTGTCACCTCTAATGATAAACAGGCCTTAGCACTTGTAATACTTTAAACTTGCTCTATTGGTTCTAGTTGTAATTTAGCTGCAATAAGAACGGCTTGAGTACGATTGTAAACACCAAGCTTTCTAAAAATTGCGGTAATGTGTGCTTTGACTGTTGCCTCAGAAATATGTAATTCGTAAGCTATTTGTTTATTTAGTAACCCTTCATGCAGGTATTGCAATACACGATATTGCTGCGGCGTGAGCGATGCTACCTGCGCGGCAATCTCTCTGTCCTCTCCTTCTATTTCGGCTACTTTATTTTTTAACTCGTTTGGAAGCCACGTATCGCCTTCAAGTATTTGGTTAATAGCATTTGCAATATCATCTGAAGATGATGACTTAGGAATAAAACCCATTGCGCCATACCCCATCACCTTAGACACTATATTGATGTCTTCACTCCCTGAGACAACCGCTATGGGTAAACTTGGGTAGTCTTCGCGAATGCGGATCAGGCCATATAAATCGCCATTACCTGGCATGTGTAAATCTAGCAGTAATATATCAAGATCTTCTTGTTCGCTAAGTACTTGCAGTGTGCTGTCAAAATCTGATGATTCAAATACTTCTAAATCGTCAAACTTAGCACTTAATGC
The genomic region above belongs to Pseudoalteromonas sp. MM1 and contains:
- a CDS encoding D-Ala-D-Ala carboxypeptidase family metallohydrolase, translating into MPFIPWILGCVLVLCVSVGSYAAEPLKKTHPSVDIQNKANFEDAEFSLKINDIVMPYSEFSVFVMPNEAVEFEVLYAQSKQPYSFINNHSNATLTDTNRWQWQAPKKPGLTRVIIESPDKKQRMTINVFVKVPADEVQGGKLKYYHIGHYPTPSQIKDSKHYVVPDGFVKVIPENENVKISPHFSLKEFVSKQRSKHPKYLFLQNKLLLKLEKIRKELILENIPVKNMVVMSGYRTPYYNKAIGNVKLSRHVFGDAADIFIDNDGDYRMDDINNDGKHSIGDAQTMASIVESLAKRESFKGLLGGLGIYGPKSHRGAFIHVDTRGFKARWVSK
- a CDS encoding murein L,D-transpeptidase, encoding MKGLISNALSTKIKHITLHATLAGCVSTILTGQALGSAELESVALANSSLTTYNSQQQLQNGDYYFDQNAAQLIARTEKAINWYTEIVNSGGFTPLYTNELLELGSTSKAVSQLAMRLYQERDLTRNVCDTVVCTFDKTIEHAVQQFQRRHGLKVDGRVGKRTLAKLNVPAKEKLAKLKLNFYRITNFAGASDSQYVYVNIPEYTLRYVKAGEVKLQNNVIVGKPSWETPAFSDEIEKFVVNPQWRIPTSIATKEIAPKVAKDPQYLAKNNIEVRKNSYLDSNTVNPSNIDWQAVKPYQFDHFLVKRAGDENPLGEVKYLFPNPEAIYVHDTPAKQRFNQVQRALSHGCIRVEEPFSLAREIIKHQGEEQTLKQVDKARDTDTTQTFYLNEPLPIHLVYWTAWVGEDMLVNFRDDIYQHDTKALLKNEEQSVIAALIK
- a CDS encoding DNA topoisomerase IB, which codes for MKLIYVDDNLPGITRKRKNKTWLYFDPIGKQITDQKVIDRLNALAFPPAYKNVWFCPEENGHILATGIDSKGRKQYRYHENFRAQQEAKKYQACGVFGNKLPLLRARLENDLQGDELSVERTLAAVVRLMDLGALRVGNERNVKQNKSFGATTLRNRHAKLTGKNIQLRYRAKSGKEREVNITDRVLSHVIKDLQDLPGQHLFQYISDGERTNVTSSEINQYIQQIMGEDFSAKHFRTWRASVIAFKQLVKAKGALSLKSMLESVSEQLGNTPAIARKSYVHPDLIALCKEDEQTQTAWRESFSLPRKTKYLSRYERGFLAFLKD
- the purU gene encoding formyltetrahydrofolate deformylase; the protein is MSYILTTQCDDDVGLIAKITGLCHAHNLNITRNNEFVDKDAKRFFMRTELTGEPQSDFLSQLRALLPEGAQLALHDDTKTKVVLLATKEAHCLGTVLLKQFEQALNIEVLAVIANYPDLEPLAKGFNAPFHVVSHVGLSRSEHDQQVGDLIASYNPDIIGLAKYMRILSPEFVGRFENKIINIHHSFLPAFIGAKPYHQAFERGVKIIGATAHFVNNELDEGPIILQDVTSVTHANTAEIMAKMGKDVEKTVFSKALQLASEHKLFINGNKTVVFS
- a CDS encoding AbgT family transporter — its product is MTDSTHSPNNQPKDNNGLFNRFLATVEFLGNMLPHPITLFAIFAVSIVLISGIADWFGLSAIDPRPIGAAGRAPDGVIEVVSLLSAEGLQRIMAGLVTNFTGFAPLGTVLVALLGVSVAEHSGLLSAAMRGMVMGASKRLVTFMVVFAAIMSNTASELGYVVLIPLAAMIFHSLGRHPLAGLAAAFAGVSGGYSANLLLGTIDPLLAGITTPAAQMIDPTYEVGAEANWYFMMISVLLIAALGTLVTEKIVEPRLGKYNPDEASIDLSQNNIDTLTTLEKTGLKWAGVALLVVLSLFAWTIIPADGILRHPETGQVAGSPFLKGIVAIIFVTFSVPGFVYGRVVGSMKNDKDIINAMSKSMSSMGLYIVLVFFAAQFVAFFKWTNLGTILAINGAALLQALNLTGPEVFVLFILMCALVNLSLGSSSAQWAITAPIFVPMLMLIGYAPETIQAAYRIGDSVTNLITPMMSYFGLILAVAVKYKKDMGIGTLVATMLPYSIVFFIGWVILFYVWVFALGLPVGPESPIYYTP
- a CDS encoding response regulator transcription factor yields the protein MSQFLIADDHPLFREALKGALSAKFDDLEVFESSDFDSTLQVLSEQEDLDILLLDLHMPGNGDLYGLIRIREDYPSLPIAVVSGSEDINIVSKVMGYGAMGFIPKSSSSDDIANAINQILEGDTWLPNELKNKVAEIEGEDREIAAQVASLTPQQYRVLQYLHEGLLNKQIAYELHISEATVKAHITAIFRKLGVYNRTQAVLIAAKLQLEPIEQV